TGAACAAATCGCTAATGAAAACGGCTCCGGGCGAAAAAGAGGTGATCGATTTAATCGATTATCTGCTGACCAGTTGCTTTGTCACCGGTCGCAGTTTCGCCGTAGACGGCGGTCGTCATCTGCGTTAGTGAAGTTTGACCCAGCAAAAGATCAGCAGCCAGGCGCTCAGGCACCAGCAGATCACCGCCCCGCCCAGCGCCACCGGCAGCTTCAGAAAGCCGGTGAAGTACCACAGTGAAACGAGATAGACAAAGTAGGGAATAATCGACCACATGCTGAACACGATGGTCGTTCTCAGCGCGTCAATTCCCCGTTCGCTGGCCACGATGTAATGTGCAATCAGCGCAAATGTCGGGAACAGTGGGATTAACCCTGCGATATAATAATTCTTCGTTTTTGCCAGCAACCCAATCAACACCACCACCAGCGCACCCAGCGCGGCTTTAATCACGAGTCCCATTACCTTGCCTTTACACATCAATAACATCGGCAACCAGCATAACGGAAGCACCCCCGTTTAGGAAAGATTAATGGAAGCCAGCGGCCCGGCGGTGTATGTTGACGTTTTCTGATCGGCAATCAAGATGATGAACACGATTGTATTTGTTGAAGACGATCCTGAAGTCGGTGCGCTCATTGCGGCCTATCTGGCAAAACACGATTTTGAGGTGGTTGTCGAGCCACGTGGCGATCTGGCAGAAGCACGGATAGTAGAGGTTCAACCGGATCTGGTACTGCTGGATATCATGCTCCCAGGCAAAGACGGTATGACCCTCTGTCGTGACCTGCAGGGGCAATGGCAAGGGCCAATCGTCCTGCTCACCTCGCTGGACAGCGACATGAACCACATCCTGGCGCTGGAAATGGGGGCCTGCGATTACATTCTGAAGACCACGCCGCCAGCGGTACTGTTGGCACGTCTGCGTCTGCATTTGCGCCAGAGCGATCAGTCTGGCCATAGTAAAGGGTTTCAGCCTGCCACCATCACGCCGCATAAAACGCTGCGCTTTGGTTCTCTGACCATCGACCCCATCAACCGTGTCGTATTGCTTAGCGGTGAGCAGATCATTCTGTCCACTGCCGATTTCGAACTGTTATGGGAGCTCGCCACCCACGCCGGACAAATTATGGACCGCGATGCGCTGCTGAAAAATCTACGTGGCGTAAGCTATGACGGTATGGATCGCAGCGTGGACGTCGCCATCTCACGTCTGCGCAAGAAACTGCTTGATAACGCGGCAGAACCCTATCGAATTAAAACGGTGCGTAACAAAGGCTATCTGTTTGCCCCGCACGCCTGGGATGATGTGCCATCACTACATTCGGGGATGTAAATGAAGAAACTGTTTGTACAGTTTTATCTCCTGCTGTTTGTCTGCTTTCTGGTGATGACTCTGCTGGTCGGGCTGGTTTATAAATTCACCGCAGAGCGCGCTGGCAGGCAGTCGCTCGATGATTTGATGAAAAGTTCGCTCTATCTGATGCGCAGCGAATTGCGCGAGATACCCCCTCGCGACTGGGGTAAAACGCTCAAAGAGATGGACCTCAATCTCTCTTTTGACCTGCGCGTTGAGCCACTGACGAAATTCACGCTGGATGCTCCGAGTATGCAGCGTCTGCGTGAAGGCGATATTATTGCGCTCGACGATGAGTACACCTTCATTCAGCGCATTCCACGCAGTCATTATGTGCTGGCCGTTGGCCCCATTCCCTATCTCTATTTTCTCCATCAGATGCGTCTTCTGGATATCGCGTTGATAGCATTTATCGCTATTTCACTGGCCTTTCCGGTGTTTATCTGGATGCGTCCCCACTGGCAGGAAATGCTGCGACTGGAAGCTGCCGCTCAGCGGTTCGGCAAAGGTCATCTCAGCGAACGACTGAATTTTGACAGCGGTTCCAGCTTTGAGCGTCTGGGCATTGCCTTTAACCAGATGGCGGACAATATCAATGCGCTGATCGCCAGTAAAAAACAGCTGATCGACGGGATTGCCCATGAACTGCGCACCCCACTGGTTCGCCTGCGTTACCGACTGGAGATGAGTGAAAACCTGACGGAGCAAGAATCTCTGGCGCTTAATCGCGATATTGGACAGCTCGAAGCCTTGATTCAGGAACTATTAACCTATGCCCGCCTCGACAGGCCGCAAAATGAGCTGCATCTGAGCGAACCGGATCTCCCGGTCTGGCTCTCGGCGCACATTGACGATGTGCAGAGCGTGAATCCTGAGCGAACGCTTCAGGTTTCGCACCTCGTCAACGGCGATTACGGTGCGCTGGATATGCGACTCATGGAACGCGTGCTGGATAATCTCCTGAACAACGCCCTGCGTTATTGCCAGTCCACCGTGCAGATAAGCCTGCAACTCAACGATCGCTTCGCCACGCTGGTCGTCGAAGATGACGGACCAGGCATTGCCCCGGAGGACTGGGAGAGCGTTTTCGAGCCTTTTGTCCGCCTGGATCCGAGTCGGGACCGCGCCACCGGCGGGTGCGGTCTCGGTCTGGCGATCGTGTATTCCATCGCTCAGGCGATGGGTGGCACGGTTAGCTGCGGGGAAAGCGAGCTTGGCGGTGCCCGCTTCAGCTTTTGTTGGCCGATCCAGCACGCACTCCCCGAATTAACCGCTGGCTAACGCCATCCGCGCCGTTGCCGCAGGCGAA
The DNA window shown above is from Citrobacter farmeri and carries:
- a CDS encoding GlpM family protein; its protein translation is MGLVIKAALGALVVVLIGLLAKTKNYYIAGLIPLFPTFALIAHYIVASERGIDALRTTIVFSMWSIIPYFVYLVSLWYFTGFLKLPVALGGAVICWCLSAWLLIFCWVKLH
- the rstA gene encoding two-component system response regulator RstA is translated as MNTIVFVEDDPEVGALIAAYLAKHDFEVVVEPRGDLAEARIVEVQPDLVLLDIMLPGKDGMTLCRDLQGQWQGPIVLLTSLDSDMNHILALEMGACDYILKTTPPAVLLARLRLHLRQSDQSGHSKGFQPATITPHKTLRFGSLTIDPINRVVLLSGEQIILSTADFELLWELATHAGQIMDRDALLKNLRGVSYDGMDRSVDVAISRLRKKLLDNAAEPYRIKTVRNKGYLFAPHAWDDVPSLHSGM
- the rstB gene encoding two-component system sensor histidine kinase RstB, which produces MKKLFVQFYLLLFVCFLVMTLLVGLVYKFTAERAGRQSLDDLMKSSLYLMRSELREIPPRDWGKTLKEMDLNLSFDLRVEPLTKFTLDAPSMQRLREGDIIALDDEYTFIQRIPRSHYVLAVGPIPYLYFLHQMRLLDIALIAFIAISLAFPVFIWMRPHWQEMLRLEAAAQRFGKGHLSERLNFDSGSSFERLGIAFNQMADNINALIASKKQLIDGIAHELRTPLVRLRYRLEMSENLTEQESLALNRDIGQLEALIQELLTYARLDRPQNELHLSEPDLPVWLSAHIDDVQSVNPERTLQVSHLVNGDYGALDMRLMERVLDNLLNNALRYCQSTVQISLQLNDRFATLVVEDDGPGIAPEDWESVFEPFVRLDPSRDRATGGCGLGLAIVYSIAQAMGGTVSCGESELGGARFSFCWPIQHALPELTAG